The window CGTGCCGGATTCTGTTGCGGATTCTATCCAGCGCTCCTTCACGTGTCAAACGCGCGCGGATGGCTTCCGGCGTCTGGCGCATCTGCCGCGCCAGCGCATCCACTTCCGAATCCATTTCCTGGTCGGTCACTTCCACCTTCTCGCGTTCCGCGATGCGGTCCAGCAGCAGGGAAGCCTTCACCTCGCGCACCGCGCTCTCCCTCTGCCCGGAGCGCAGGCGCTCGAAATCCATGCGGCGCATGTCCTCGGTGCGCATGCCCTGGGCGGCCAGCGCCCGCAGGCCACGTTCCAGCCGCAAATCCACCTGGCGCTCCACCAGCGCCTCGGGCACCGGGAAGTCGTGGCGGCGGATGAGCTCATCGATGAGCTTTTCCTTGGCCTCGTGCTCGGCATCGTGGCGGCGCTCGGCTTCCAGTTGCTCGCGGATCTTCTTGCGCAGGTCGTCGAGCGTGGGGAATTCGCCCAGGGTGCGCGCGAAGGCGTCGTCGAGCTCCGGCAGATCCTTCTTCTTGATGCCGCGCACCTGTACGGTGTAGTGGAAGGTCTGGCCGGCCAGGCGCTGGTCGCCGAATTCCGCCGGATACGCCACGTCGAAACTGCGCTCCTCACCCGCATTGGCCCCGCGCAGGTTCTCATTGAATTCGGGCACGGTGTTGGGGCCGCCGATCTGCACCATCACGTCGTCGACGGAGACCGGTTCCGCCTTCCCCGCGCCTTCCGCGGTCTGCTCTCCGGCCTTCGGCGCTCCCTTGAAACTCACCTGTGCCCAGTCGCCCTCCGCGAGCGGACGGCCCTCGATGGGTGAGTATGTGGCACTCTGCTCGCGCAAGTGCTCCAGGGCGTGCTCCACGTCCTGAT is drawn from Terriglobales bacterium and contains these coding sequences:
- the tig gene encoding trigger factor: MSPDTKESCAREVEIEIPADVVARETEAIVEKFRSAARLPGFRKGKVPASIIRGRFAEEVKNEVMEALVPRYFREEVKKKGLEPVSSPRITDMSIHDGEPLRFKASFEVLPEIELGAYQELRAENKDVSVSDQDVEHALEHLREQSATYSPIEGRPLAEGDWAQVSFKGAPKAGEQTAEGAGKAEPVSVDDVMVQIGGPNTVPEFNENLRGANAGEERSFDVAYPAEFGDQRLAGQTFHYTVQVRGIKKKDLPELDDAFARTLGEFPTLDDLRKKIREQLEAERRHDAEHEAKEKLIDELIRRHDFPVPEALVERQVDLRLERGLRALAAQGMRTEDMRRMDFERLRSGQRESAVREVKASLLLDRIAEREKVEVTDQEMDSEVDALARQMRQTPEAIRARLTREGALDRIRNRIRHEKTLDLLYRRSA